The following are from one region of the Pirellulales bacterium genome:
- a CDS encoding response regulator, which yields MVVDDSRALRRILGDIMRELGFEVVDAGHGREALTMLETTGPLDLVLVDWNMPVMNGLEFVRAVRANAAYESMPLIMVTTETEIEQMQCALESGANEYVMKPFTADVIQDKLRLLNVVCASDA from the coding sequence ATGGTAGTCGACGATTCGCGGGCGCTGAGGCGGATTCTCGGCGATATCATGCGTGAGCTTGGGTTTGAGGTGGTCGATGCCGGCCACGGCCGCGAAGCGCTCACAATGCTTGAAACCACCGGCCCGCTCGACCTGGTGTTGGTCGATTGGAACATGCCCGTGATGAATGGCCTCGAGTTCGTGCGTGCGGTTCGTGCCAACGCCGCCTACGAAAGCATGCCGCTGATCATGGTCACAACCGAGACCGAGATCGAGCAGATGCAATGCGCGCTGGAATCCGGCGCCAACGAATACGTGATGAAGCCGTTCACCGCTGACGTGATTCAGGACAAGCTCCGACTCTTGAACGTGGTGTGCGCCTCCGATGCGTAA